One genomic segment of Bacteroides caccae includes these proteins:
- a CDS encoding TonB family protein, protein MKTKLLSLIISLFACSLLVAQEQPIQKVDVNGVYLIPDKMPEYPGGVPAMMKFLSSNVKYPVEAQKNAISGRVIVQFVVMEDGTLSQAKVIRGVDPLLDEEALRVVKEMPKWTPGIVDGKTVKVKFTVPIMFSLQKNSSKNVPFKLVIPNGQEIKNKRMQGVWQTCMVESVEKGYRLSLGPLLKFISVDNTFMNIIIDTNKMGSVILVQGEYELKSDSIYVENITKSVYSVFPAGVENEISVERLHDNLIKLTFKIPGREEPGVEYWYRVPSPDIKIMAD, encoded by the coding sequence ATGAAAACAAAACTACTTAGTCTGATTATCTCTTTATTTGCTTGTTCACTATTAGTTGCACAGGAGCAACCGATACAGAAGGTGGATGTAAATGGCGTTTACCTGATTCCTGATAAAATGCCGGAGTATCCGGGTGGCGTTCCGGCCATGATGAAGTTCTTGTCTTCGAACGTCAAATATCCGGTGGAAGCACAGAAAAATGCTATCTCAGGGCGTGTTATTGTTCAGTTTGTAGTTATGGAAGATGGAACACTAAGTCAGGCAAAGGTAATAAGAGGTGTTGACCCTTTATTGGATGAAGAGGCTTTACGTGTGGTAAAAGAAATGCCTAAATGGACTCCGGGAATAGTAGACGGCAAGACAGTCAAGGTGAAATTCACGGTTCCCATTATGTTCAGTCTACAAAAAAATAGTTCAAAAAATGTCCCGTTCAAACTTGTGATACCCAATGGACAGGAGATAAAGAATAAGAGAATGCAAGGGGTATGGCAGACATGTATGGTAGAATCGGTCGAAAAGGGTTACAGATTGTCACTAGGCCCATTGTTGAAATTTATCTCGGTCGATAATACATTCATGAATATCATTATTGATACTAATAAAATGGGTTCGGTAATTCTGGTTCAGGGCGAATATGAATTAAAGTCGGATAGTATCTATGTGGAGAACATTACAAAATCTGTTTACTCAGTTTTCCCCGCAGGTGTTGAAAACGAAATCAGTGTTGAACGCTTGCATGATAACTTAATTAAGTTGACATTTAAAATCCCGGGAAGAGAAGAACCGGGAGTAGAATATTGGTATCGGGTTCCGTCACCGGATATAAAGATTATGGCTGATTAA
- a CDS encoding glycoside hydrolase family 88/105 protein gives MKNLYVTLFLAFLLGSTICTGCAEKKTGSSGEVIEMIHKVNGYWQMNHPEHGRSFWDNAAYHTGNMEVYFLTKKPEYLEYSKEWAEHNQWKGAKSDDKTCWKYSYGESDDYVLFGDYQICFQTYADLYNLEPDTQKIARAREVMEYQMSTPNRDYWWWADGLYMVMPVMTKMYNITKNPLYLEKLHEYLVYADSIMYDEEAGLYYRDGKYVYPKHKSVNGKKDFWARGDGWVLAGLAKVLKDLPKTDKYRQEYIDRFRTLAKSVAACQQPEGYWTRSMLDPQHAPGPETSGTAFFAYGLQWGINNGFLNAGEYQPIVEKAWQYLITVALQPDGKIGYVQPIGEKAIPGQVVDANSTSNFGVGAFLLAACERVRYLNK, from the coding sequence ATGAAGAATTTATATGTAACTCTTTTTTTGGCTTTCCTTTTGGGAAGTACAATATGTACAGGTTGTGCGGAAAAGAAAACCGGTTCTTCGGGAGAAGTGATAGAGATGATTCATAAAGTGAATGGCTATTGGCAGATGAATCATCCGGAACATGGTCGGTCCTTCTGGGATAATGCCGCCTATCATACCGGGAATATGGAAGTTTATTTCTTGACAAAGAAACCGGAATATCTGGAATATTCGAAAGAGTGGGCTGAGCATAATCAATGGAAAGGAGCTAAGTCGGACGATAAAACCTGCTGGAAATACAGCTATGGAGAAAGTGACGACTATGTACTTTTCGGAGATTATCAGATTTGTTTTCAAACCTATGCCGATTTATATAATTTGGAGCCGGATACACAAAAAATAGCCCGTGCCCGCGAAGTAATGGAGTATCAGATGAGTACACCTAACCGTGATTATTGGTGGTGGGCCGATGGACTGTATATGGTAATGCCGGTGATGACAAAGATGTATAATATCACCAAGAATCCACTTTACCTGGAGAAATTACATGAATATCTCGTTTATGCTGATAGTATTATGTACGACGAAGAAGCCGGACTTTATTATCGGGATGGAAAATACGTATATCCGAAGCATAAAAGTGTGAACGGTAAAAAAGATTTTTGGGCACGCGGTGACGGTTGGGTATTAGCCGGACTGGCAAAGGTGCTGAAAGACTTGCCTAAAACGGATAAATATCGCCAGGAATATATAGACCGTTTCCGTACATTGGCTAAATCTGTTGCTGCTTGTCAGCAACCGGAAGGTTATTGGACACGCAGTATGCTTGATCCGCAACATGCACCGGGACCGGAAACCAGCGGAACAGCTTTCTTTGCTTATGGTCTGCAATGGGGAATTAATAACGGTTTCCTGAATGCCGGCGAATATCAGCCGATAGTTGAAAAAGCATGGCAATATTTGATAACAGTTGCCCTTCAACCTGATGGGAAAATCGGTTATGTACAGCCTATCGGCGAAAAGGCTATACCGGGACAAGTAGTAGATGCTAATTCTACTTCCAATTTTGGAGTGGGAGCATTTCTGTTGGCAGCTTGTGAACGGGTACGTTATCTGAATAAATAA
- a CDS encoding GNAT family N-acetyltransferase, translating to MKEKVKALWKLCFDDSDQFIDMYFRLRYKSEINVVIESGNEVISALQMLPYPMSFCGKQVATSYISGACTHPDFRNRGVMRQLLSQAFARMLPNGIFFSTLIPANPWLFDYYACIGYAPVFQYSTKEIILPEFIPSKEIKVDIVSEYKEEVYSYLNKKLAERPCCIQHTTEDFEVIMADLAISNGILLVAKLNNEINGIAIVYKRDESVIINELLVETKDAEHSLLFHLKQHTGCNRMIQLLPPDKKQPQQALGMARIINAKEVLQLYAATFPEDEMQIEVSDKQLSVNNGYYYLCKGKCMYSTERLPGAHIQMNITELTNRILQPLNPYMSLMLN from the coding sequence ATGAAAGAAAAAGTAAAAGCATTATGGAAGTTGTGTTTCGACGATAGTGATCAGTTCATCGATATGTACTTCAGACTACGGTATAAGAGTGAAATAAATGTTGTTATTGAAAGCGGGAACGAAGTGATTTCCGCCCTTCAAATGCTTCCTTACCCCATGAGTTTTTGCGGGAAACAGGTAGCTACTTCTTATATATCCGGCGCCTGCACTCATCCGGACTTTCGGAACAGAGGAGTAATGCGTCAGCTTTTATCACAAGCTTTTGCCCGAATGCTACCGAACGGGATCTTCTTCAGTACACTGATACCGGCAAATCCGTGGCTATTCGATTATTATGCATGCATAGGATATGCTCCGGTGTTTCAATATTCTACGAAAGAAATCATTCTTCCGGAGTTTATTCCTTCCAAAGAAATAAAGGTTGATATCGTGTCCGAATATAAGGAAGAAGTATATTCCTATTTGAATAAGAAACTTGCGGAACGCCCTTGTTGCATCCAGCATACAACAGAAGATTTTGAGGTAATTATGGCTGATCTCGCTATCAGTAATGGTATTTTGCTCGTAGCCAAATTAAATAACGAAATAAACGGAATAGCGATTGTGTATAAAAGAGACGAAAGCGTCATTATCAACGAACTTCTCGTAGAAACTAAAGACGCTGAACATAGTTTATTGTTTCATCTCAAACAACATACCGGATGTAATCGTATGATTCAATTATTACCTCCTGACAAAAAGCAGCCTCAACAAGCATTAGGAATGGCACGCATCATCAATGCAAAAGAAGTTCTACAATTATACGCTGCCACTTTCCCGGAAGATGAAATGCAGATAGAGGTATCAGACAAGCAGTTATCTGTAAATAATGGTTATTACTACTTATGCAAAGGAAAATGTATGTATAGCACCGAACGTTTGCCCGGTGCACACATACAAATGAATATCACTGAATTAACTAACAGAATCCTCCAACCGTTAAATCCCTATATGAGCCTTATGCTGAATTAA
- a CDS encoding glycoside hydrolase family 43 protein, producing MAKLLLLFVICVGLLPVAVQAQENTEFIPGEVWKDTDGNPINAHGGGLLYHNGTYYWYGEYKKGKTVLPEWATWECYRTDVTGVGCYSSKDLLNWKFEGIVLPAVKNDPDHDLHPSKVLERPKVVYNKKTGKFVMWAHVESADYSKACAGVAVSDSPVGPFIYQGSFRPNNAMSRDQTVFVDDDGRAYQFYSSENNATMYISLLTDDYLKPSGRFTRNFVKESREAPAVFKYDGKYYMLSSGCTGWDPNVAEIAVADSIMGTWKTIGNPCTGPDADKTFYAQSTYVQPVIGKKDAYIAMFDRWKKKDLEDSRYVWLPVLIKDGKITIPWHEKWDFSIFDK from the coding sequence ATGGCTAAACTATTATTACTATTTGTAATTTGCGTAGGCTTATTACCTGTGGCGGTACAGGCTCAGGAGAATACGGAGTTTATTCCCGGCGAAGTATGGAAAGATACGGATGGAAATCCGATCAATGCTCATGGTGGCGGGCTTCTTTATCACAATGGCACTTACTATTGGTATGGTGAATATAAGAAAGGAAAAACCGTTCTGCCCGAATGGGCTACGTGGGAATGTTATCGTACGGATGTGACTGGAGTAGGTTGCTACTCTTCCAAGGACTTACTGAACTGGAAATTTGAAGGTATTGTGCTTCCGGCTGTTAAAAATGACCCGGATCACGATCTGCATCCGTCCAAAGTCTTGGAACGCCCAAAAGTGGTTTATAATAAAAAGACAGGTAAATTTGTGATGTGGGCACATGTGGAAAGTGCCGATTACAGCAAGGCTTGTGCCGGAGTTGCTGTTTCCGATTCTCCTGTCGGGCCATTTATTTATCAGGGAAGTTTCCGCCCTAACAATGCGATGAGTCGCGACCAGACCGTTTTTGTGGATGATGATGGCCGTGCTTATCAATTCTACTCTTCGGAGAACAATGCTACAATGTATATCAGCTTGCTGACTGACGACTATCTGAAACCGAGCGGACGTTTTACACGTAATTTTGTGAAAGAATCCCGTGAAGCTCCTGCTGTCTTTAAATATGATGGTAAATACTATATGTTGAGTTCCGGTTGTACAGGCTGGGATCCGAATGTAGCGGAGATTGCGGTTGCGGATTCTATCATGGGTACGTGGAAAACAATCGGTAATCCTTGCACGGGGCCGGATGCGGACAAGACATTCTATGCACAAAGCACATACGTTCAGCCTGTTATTGGCAAGAAGGATGCATACATCGCTATGTTTGACCGTTGGAAAAAGAAAGATTTGGAGGATTCTCGCTATGTCTGGTTGCCTGTATTGATAAAAGACGGGAAAATTACAATTCCCTGGCATGAGAAATGGGACTTTTCTATTTTTGATAAATAA
- a CDS encoding DUF2264 domain-containing protein, with product MRLNKHCTLLLLIAILLIPSQDLLAKKKKQVKEPTDRELWAGVLYRMAAPVLSNLSEGKLQQNMLVEVSPTWDGRNKKVTYMECFGRLMAGLAPWISLPDDDTAESIQRKQLREWALKSYVQAVDPESPDYLLWRKEGQTLVDAAYIAESFIRGYDALWIPLDSVTKQRYIAEFTQLRRVDPPYTNWLLFSATVEAFLRKAGAPSDTYRIVSALRKVEEWYVGDGWYSDGPGFAFDYYNSFVLHPMYIEPLEIMTNAGKSKIWNAPDCDYNRAKKRMQRFGMILERFISPEGALPVFGRSITYRTGTLQPLALLAWRGWLPKELPDGQVRAAMTAVIKRMFGDDRNFNEKGFLTLGFNGKQPNISDWYTNNGSLYMASLAFLPLGLPADHTFWTSPAEDWTSKKAWEGKDFPKDHAFH from the coding sequence ATGAGATTGAATAAACATTGTACATTACTATTGCTGATCGCAATCTTGCTGATTCCGTCACAGGACTTATTGGCAAAAAAGAAGAAACAAGTAAAGGAACCGACTGACCGTGAATTATGGGCGGGGGTGTTGTACCGAATGGCTGCTCCGGTACTTAGTAATCTGAGTGAAGGGAAGCTGCAACAGAATATGCTGGTAGAAGTCAGTCCTACATGGGATGGGCGAAACAAGAAAGTAACCTATATGGAGTGCTTTGGTCGATTAATGGCTGGGTTAGCTCCTTGGATTTCTTTGCCGGACGATGATACGGCAGAAAGCATTCAACGAAAACAATTGCGTGAATGGGCTTTGAAAAGTTACGTACAGGCTGTTGACCCCGAAAGTCCCGATTATCTTTTGTGGAGAAAAGAAGGGCAAACGTTGGTTGACGCAGCCTATATTGCAGAGAGTTTTATAAGAGGCTATGATGCTTTATGGATTCCTTTAGATAGTGTTACGAAACAACGTTATATAGCTGAGTTTACACAACTTCGCCGAGTAGATCCGCCTTACACAAATTGGTTGTTGTTTTCTGCTACGGTCGAAGCATTCTTGCGTAAAGCAGGCGCTCCAAGTGATACTTACCGCATAGTTTCCGCTTTGCGTAAAGTAGAAGAGTGGTACGTAGGCGATGGTTGGTACTCCGATGGTCCGGGTTTTGCTTTTGACTATTATAATAGTTTTGTTTTGCATCCGATGTATATAGAACCTTTGGAAATCATGACAAATGCTGGTAAAAGTAAGATTTGGAACGCACCGGATTGTGACTATAACCGTGCAAAGAAACGGATGCAGCGTTTCGGAATGATTTTGGAACGGTTTATCTCTCCGGAAGGGGCGCTTCCGGTTTTCGGTCGCTCTATCACTTATCGTACAGGAACTTTGCAGCCTTTAGCTTTATTGGCATGGAGAGGATGGCTGCCCAAGGAATTACCGGATGGACAAGTTCGTGCAGCTATGACGGCAGTTATTAAAAGAATGTTTGGTGATGACCGTAACTTCAATGAAAAGGGATTTTTAACTTTAGGATTCAATGGCAAGCAGCCGAATATTTCCGACTGGTATACGAACAATGGCAGTCTATATATGGCATCACTTGCTTTCCTGCCGCTCGGACTTCCCGCCGACCATACATTCTGGACATCTCCTGCTGAAGATTGGACCAGTAAAAAGGCTTGGGAAGGAAAGGACTTTCCGAAAGATCATGCTTTTCATTAA
- a CDS encoding BT_3987 domain-containing protein has translation MMKMNKIWMVACMAATLIGGVYGCDDDKDFSYEGQLDLNLLNLTQAREVWDGAECNVTTDLRQSEDETPVKNFTYKLSLSLYQGRTAGQEAKVSLVVNKDTLNKVLAKVAEGGIYAKYDGAELLPESYYHLSSQTLTLQAGETKSDAVSVTVYSSELVAACQEAERNLLYVLPLAIEGSSSYGINSKTNTLMLLFNVTYVESAEDEKGPEYVPDPNDAPETTEEGLVLKFHDEFNGTGEPDWNVWRWEEGFQRNQELQWYQKENAICKDGALIITGKEERVKNTNYEAGSSDWKKNREYAEYTSSCLITKDYRFRKGRMLVRAKIPTAMGAWPAIWTTGGSTDSWCWEWPLGGEIDLLEYYLVNGKPSVHANVCWGSDTRWNGKWQSYNRPVAEFIAKDKDWGKKYHIWRMDWCLDEDENTLRLYLDDELMNEIKDLKATTGNGSGGLDDWWRGSYRNPYLDEGNNAGKENDEGFGQCIWLNLALGSNGGEPDLSKFPLEYHVDYVRVYQFE, from the coding sequence ATGATGAAAATGAATAAAATATGGATGGTCGCCTGTATGGCGGCCACCCTCATCGGTGGAGTATATGGCTGTGACGATGATAAAGATTTTAGTTATGAAGGTCAACTAGATCTGAATTTGTTGAATCTGACGCAAGCCCGTGAAGTGTGGGATGGTGCGGAATGTAACGTGACTACGGATTTACGGCAAAGTGAGGATGAAACGCCTGTTAAAAACTTTACTTATAAGTTGAGCTTGTCTCTTTATCAAGGACGCACAGCCGGACAAGAAGCTAAAGTTAGCTTGGTTGTGAATAAAGATACATTGAATAAAGTGCTAGCTAAGGTGGCGGAAGGAGGCATTTATGCAAAATATGACGGTGCGGAATTACTTCCGGAGTCCTATTATCATTTATCTTCTCAGACATTAACGCTACAAGCTGGTGAAACAAAATCGGATGCCGTATCAGTAACAGTCTATTCTAGTGAACTGGTTGCAGCTTGCCAGGAAGCGGAGAGGAATTTGTTGTATGTACTTCCGTTAGCGATTGAGGGCTCATCCTCTTATGGAATTAATTCTAAAACAAATACGTTGATGTTACTTTTCAATGTGACCTATGTAGAATCGGCTGAAGATGAAAAAGGACCGGAATATGTGCCTGATCCCAATGATGCACCGGAAACGACGGAAGAAGGACTGGTTTTGAAGTTTCATGATGAATTTAATGGAACGGGAGAGCCGGACTGGAATGTATGGCGTTGGGAAGAAGGCTTCCAACGTAATCAGGAATTGCAATGGTATCAGAAAGAAAATGCTATTTGTAAAGACGGGGCATTGATAATTACAGGAAAAGAGGAACGGGTAAAAAATACGAATTATGAAGCTGGAAGTAGCGACTGGAAAAAGAATCGTGAATATGCTGAGTATACTTCGAGCTGCCTGATTACAAAAGATTATAGATTCCGGAAAGGACGAATGCTCGTCAGAGCCAAGATTCCTACGGCAATGGGAGCATGGCCGGCTATCTGGACGACTGGTGGAAGCACTGACAGTTGGTGCTGGGAATGGCCGCTGGGAGGCGAAATTGATTTGCTTGAATATTATCTGGTAAATGGAAAGCCGAGCGTACACGCCAATGTTTGTTGGGGATCGGACACCCGTTGGAACGGCAAATGGCAGTCTTATAACAGGCCGGTTGCTGAATTTATAGCGAAAGATAAAGATTGGGGGAAGAAGTATCATATTTGGCGTATGGACTGGTGCCTGGATGAGGACGAGAATACCTTGAGACTTTATTTGGATGACGAATTGATGAATGAAATTAAGGATTTGAAAGCGACTACAGGAAATGGATCTGGTGGACTGGATGATTGGTGGAGAGGATCATATCGTAATCCATATCTTGATGAAGGTAATAACGCGGGTAAAGAGAATGATGAAGGATTCGGACAATGTATCTGGTTGAATCTGGCTTTGGGATCCAATGGAGGTGAACCGGACTTGTCTAAGTTCCCGCTTGAATATCATGTGGATTATGTTCGTGTTTATCAGTTTGAATAA
- a CDS encoding alpha-l-rhamnosidase, which translates to MRRILLLLCGIMFIPVLCYPQHLVEVGKGYSCTSVNTTVFRNNSLITHGDEQYISYYDAEGYLVLGKRKLNSELWTLHRTQYRGNVKDAHNIISMIIDGEGYLHISFDHHGHKLNYCRSIAPTSLELGEKMPMTGVDEGNVTYPEFYSLSDGDLLFVYRSGSSGRGNLVMNHYSLKEHKWSRVQDVLIDGENKRNAYWQLYVDEQGTIHLSWVWRETWQVETNHDICYARSFDNGVTWYKSSGEQYELPIKLSNAEYACRLPQNSELINQTSMSADAGGNPYIATYWRDPDSNIPQYRIVWNDGKVWHHRQVTDRKTPFTLKGGGTKMIPIARPRIVVGGGEVFYIFRDEERGSCVSIAHATDLAISQWTITDLTDFSVDAWEPSHDTELWKKQRKLHLFVQHTRQGDGERMAEIEPQMVYVLEMDMNTKK; encoded by the coding sequence ATGAGGCGAATATTGCTACTACTTTGCGGAATCATGTTTATTCCTGTACTATGTTACCCTCAACATTTGGTTGAAGTGGGGAAGGGATATAGTTGTACTTCGGTCAATACTACGGTATTCCGTAACAACTCCCTGATAACTCACGGTGATGAGCAGTATATCAGCTATTATGATGCTGAAGGTTATCTTGTATTGGGAAAACGTAAACTGAATTCGGAACTGTGGACATTGCACCGTACACAATATCGTGGAAATGTGAAAGATGCTCATAATATCATCAGTATGATAATAGATGGAGAAGGGTATTTGCATATTTCGTTTGATCATCACGGGCACAAACTGAATTACTGCCGGAGCATTGCTCCCACTTCTTTGGAATTGGGAGAGAAAATGCCAATGACCGGAGTAGATGAAGGCAATGTTACTTATCCGGAATTTTACTCTTTGTCCGATGGAGATTTATTGTTTGTTTACCGTTCCGGTTCTTCCGGACGTGGTAATTTGGTAATGAACCATTATTCATTGAAAGAACATAAGTGGAGCCGTGTTCAAGATGTCTTAATAGACGGAGAAAATAAGCGGAATGCTTATTGGCAGCTATATGTTGACGAGCAAGGAACGATTCACCTTTCCTGGGTATGGCGTGAAACTTGGCAAGTGGAGACAAACCACGATATCTGTTATGCCCGTTCATTTGATAATGGTGTGACATGGTACAAATCAAGCGGAGAACAATACGAACTTCCGATTAAGTTGTCGAATGCGGAATACGCTTGTCGGTTACCCCAAAATAGTGAGTTAATCAATCAGACCAGTATGAGTGCCGATGCTGGAGGAAATCCTTATATAGCTACTTATTGGAGGGACCCTGACAGTAATATACCTCAATATCGCATTGTCTGGAATGATGGGAAGGTATGGCATCATCGTCAGGTAACCGATCGTAAAACACCTTTCACGTTGAAAGGCGGCGGTACGAAAATGATTCCTATTGCTCGTCCGCGTATTGTTGTAGGGGGAGGGGAAGTTTTCTACATCTTTCGTGACGAAGAACGGGGAAGTTGTGTTTCAATAGCTCACGCTACTGATCTTGCTATCAGTCAATGGACGATAACGGATCTAACAGATTTCTCGGTGGATGCCTGGGAACCTTCACATGATACGGAGCTTTGGAAGAAACAACGGAAACTACATCTCTTTGTACAACACACTCGTCAGGGGGACGGCGAACGTATGGCCGAGATTGAACCTCAAATGGTATATGTGTTGGAAATGGATATGAATACAAAAAAATAA
- a CDS encoding family 43 glycosylhydrolase, which translates to MVYLKNYSVILLLLMTLPLLATARNDDWRLVWSDEFNTEGRLSPSVWNYEQGYVRNEEAQWYQPDNAVCKGGFLVIEARKERNRQNPLYIPGSNDWRKEREFIEYTSSSVTTAGKKEFLYGRFEVRARIPVAKGAWPAIWTLGSNMEWPSCGEIDIMEYYQIKGVPHILANAAWGTDKQWGAKWNSKATPYIHFTEKDPEWASKFHIWRMDWDEEVIKLYLDDELLNEIPLKDTVNGSIGKRTNPFTKPQYLLLNLAIGGINGGPIDESALPMKYEIDYVRVYQKEKKIVSGKVWRDTEGNVINAHGGGVLYHEGKYYWFGEHRPESGFVTEKGINCYSSTDLLNWNYEGVVLPISEAKGSDIEKGCIMERPKVIYNKQTGKFVMWFHLELKGRGYGPARAAVAVSDSPTGPYCFIRSARVNSSIYPLNMTKKEKRIKWNLSEYEKWWTPEWYDAVEKGMFVKRDLEGGQMSRDMTLFVDDDGKAYHIYSSEDNLTLQIAELSDDYLSHTGKYIRIFPGGHNEAPAIFKKDGIYWMITSGCTGWEPNKARLLTATSILGEWKQLPNPCVGENADKTFGGQSTYVLPLQGTEKQFIFMADSWRPESLADSRYIWLPVRFDEKGIPFIEWVDRWKPD; encoded by the coding sequence ATGGTATATTTGAAAAATTATTCAGTTATATTGCTGTTACTGATGACCTTGCCTTTGCTCGCAACTGCGCGGAATGACGATTGGAGGCTGGTCTGGAGCGATGAGTTTAATACGGAGGGGAGATTATCCCCTTCCGTATGGAACTATGAACAGGGTTATGTCCGCAATGAGGAGGCTCAATGGTATCAGCCGGACAATGCAGTTTGTAAAGGAGGCTTCCTTGTCATCGAAGCTCGGAAAGAGCGGAATCGTCAGAATCCTCTTTACATACCCGGTAGTAACGATTGGCGTAAAGAACGGGAATTTATAGAATATACTTCTTCATCGGTGACGACTGCCGGAAAGAAGGAGTTTCTCTATGGGCGTTTTGAAGTACGTGCCCGCATACCGGTGGCGAAAGGTGCATGGCCGGCTATCTGGACATTGGGTAGTAATATGGAGTGGCCTTCATGTGGAGAGATAGATATTATGGAATATTACCAAATCAAAGGAGTTCCTCATATTTTGGCAAATGCTGCGTGGGGCACGGACAAGCAATGGGGGGCTAAATGGAATAGTAAGGCCACACCCTATATCCATTTTACGGAGAAAGATCCGGAATGGGCTTCCAAATTTCACATTTGGCGGATGGATTGGGATGAAGAAGTTATCAAACTCTATTTGGATGATGAACTGTTGAATGAGATTCCTTTAAAGGATACTGTAAACGGAAGTATCGGCAAGAGGACGAATCCTTTTACGAAACCGCAATATCTTTTGTTGAATTTGGCTATTGGTGGTATCAATGGTGGTCCGATTGATGAGAGTGCTTTGCCGATGAAGTATGAAATAGATTATGTGCGGGTTTATCAGAAAGAGAAAAAAATTGTTTCTGGTAAGGTTTGGAGAGATACGGAGGGAAATGTGATTAATGCTCATGGTGGAGGCGTTTTGTATCATGAAGGAAAATATTATTGGTTCGGTGAACATCGCCCCGAATCGGGCTTTGTGACCGAAAAAGGGATCAATTGTTATTCATCTACTGATTTGTTGAACTGGAACTATGAAGGAGTGGTGTTACCCATATCTGAAGCAAAAGGAAGTGATATTGAAAAAGGGTGCATCATGGAACGCCCGAAAGTTATTTATAATAAGCAGACCGGAAAATTCGTAATGTGGTTTCATCTGGAATTGAAAGGCCGGGGGTATGGACCGGCCCGTGCTGCCGTCGCTGTCAGTGACTCACCAACTGGACCTTATTGTTTTATTCGTTCGGCTCGTGTAAATTCGAGTATCTATCCATTGAATATGACGAAGAAAGAGAAACGGATCAAATGGAATCTTTCAGAATATGAAAAATGGTGGACTCCGGAATGGTATGATGCAGTTGAAAAGGGAATGTTTGTGAAAAGAGATTTGGAAGGAGGACAAATGTCCCGTGATATGACTTTGTTTGTGGATGATGATGGAAAAGCTTATCATATTTATTCTTCGGAAGACAATCTGACATTGCAGATTGCAGAATTGTCTGATGATTATCTTAGTCATACAGGCAAGTATATACGTATTTTTCCAGGTGGACATAATGAAGCTCCTGCTATTTTTAAAAAAGACGGAATCTACTGGATGATAACTTCCGGCTGTACGGGTTGGGAACCTAATAAAGCTCGTTTGTTGACTGCTACTTCGATTTTAGGGGAATGGAAACAACTACCAAATCCTTGTGTCGGAGAGAATGCGGATAAAACTTTCGGAGGGCAGAGCACGTATGTGCTCCCTTTGCAAGGGACTGAAAAACAATTTATTTTTATGGCAGATAGTTGGAGGCCGGAAAGTTTGGCTGACTCTCGTTACATTTGGCTACCTGTCCGGTTTGATGAGAAAGGAATACCTTTTATAGAATGGGTGGATAGGTGGAAACCTGATTAA